Proteins encoded by one window of Vampirovibrionales bacterium:
- a CDS encoding peptidoglycan DD-metalloendopeptidase family protein, with translation MRRVFESRCQPQYWMAAALAAVLLLAGPTTLAPTIGESPVWAAPGDPGIQGLRSKSRSIDVRRRALRQMKRQKLNAARQMTSQIVTNQMKLDRARRDLYFQQDRFVKTRSLIGDLSSNIDQSMGRTARLSTDAGQRLRAIYTGSRVNMMEMILDSRNLSTLMDRLYYKKRLVQHDKKVLSSLKRQTDRLRQQRQQLANQRSYISQTIENIQGLQDTIHNRLVHDKQLRARYFQDARYYEDAENQLLSESRHLESEIRRLTALAASRKGASVKSTGIFSWPLMGKITSYFGYRIHPIFRTSKMHTGLDISRPMGTPVRSADSGNVLFSGWRGGYGKVVMINHGSGRGANLVTLYGHLSRISVGGGAAVDKGQVVGAVGSTGYSTGPHLHFEIRENGRPVNPLGYLR, from the coding sequence ATGCGGCGAGTTTTTGAGAGTCGGTGTCAGCCTCAGTACTGGATGGCGGCGGCGTTGGCGGCTGTTCTGTTATTGGCGGGGCCGACGACCCTTGCGCCCACGATCGGGGAATCGCCCGTATGGGCTGCGCCCGGCGATCCGGGCATTCAGGGGCTGCGCTCGAAGAGCCGATCGATTGATGTGCGCCGTCGGGCTTTGCGCCAGATGAAACGTCAGAAGCTCAATGCTGCGCGGCAAATGACCTCGCAGATCGTCACCAATCAAATGAAGCTCGATCGCGCACGACGTGACTTGTATTTTCAGCAGGATCGCTTTGTCAAAACGCGCTCGCTGATTGGCGACCTGTCGTCGAATATTGATCAGAGCATGGGCCGCACCGCCCGCCTCAGTACGGACGCCGGTCAGCGTCTGCGCGCCATTTATACCGGCAGTCGCGTCAATATGATGGAAATGATTCTGGATTCTCGTAATCTTTCGACGTTGATGGATCGTCTGTATTACAAAAAACGTCTGGTTCAGCACGATAAAAAAGTGCTGAGTTCCTTGAAACGACAAACCGATCGCCTGCGTCAGCAGCGTCAGCAGCTCGCCAATCAGCGCAGCTATATTAGCCAGACGATTGAGAATATTCAGGGCCTTCAGGATACGATCCATAACCGTCTGGTACATGATAAGCAGTTGCGGGCGCGTTATTTTCAGGATGCGCGCTATTATGAAGACGCTGAAAATCAGCTACTGTCCGAATCGCGCCATCTCGAAAGCGAAATTCGTCGCCTGACCGCGCTGGCTGCCTCGCGTAAAGGCGCGTCAGTCAAAAGCACGGGGATTTTCTCGTGGCCTCTCATGGGGAAAATCACATCATACTTTGGCTATCGTATTCACCCCATTTTTCGTACGTCTAAAATGCACACGGGGCTGGATATTTCTCGTCCGATGGGAACCCCTGTACGCTCTGCCGATAGCGGCAACGTGCTGTTCAGCGGCTGGCGCGGCGGCTACGGTAAAGTGGTAATGATTAACCATGGCAGCGGCCGCGGGGCGAATCTGGTGACGCTGTATGGCCACTTGTCGCGCATTTCGGTGGGCGGCGGCGCGGCGGTCGATAAAGGCCAGGTGGTCGGCGCAGTGGGCTCGACCGGTTACTCGACCGGTCCGCACTTGCATTTTGAGATTCGCGAAAACGGCCGTCCCGTTAATCCGCTGGGGTACTTGCGCTGA
- a CDS encoding deoxyguanosinetriphosphate triphosphohydrolase — MRVSIEAREADALHPFAALSRDSGGRGRPEAPCPIRTCFQRDRDRILHSKAFRRLKHKTQVFISPMGDHTRTRLTHTLEVAQIARTLARALQLNEDLTEAVALGHDLGHPPYGHSGEAVLDELFGEKLAGDGFRHERQSLRIVSHLEPLNLSREVFDGMAAQSQDAAPATLEAALVKIADRIAYLHHDVEDAVRADMMREEDLPVDVRRALGPTRRERLDALVLDLVCETRRRFSLNRREIALSDERYEAMMALRAWMFTHIYLGAAQREQKTRVQRLLSGLVDHYLAHSEQISDHIPRYEADGALTPAHWRVRDYVAGMTDRYALELYLAHRLPTSASAAPVDERLRS, encoded by the coding sequence ATACGCGTCTCTATTGAAGCGCGCGAAGCCGACGCCCTGCATCCGTTTGCGGCCTTGAGCCGCGATTCTGGCGGTCGAGGTCGTCCAGAAGCCCCTTGCCCGATTCGCACGTGTTTTCAGCGCGACCGCGACCGTATTTTGCACAGCAAGGCCTTTCGTCGCCTGAAGCATAAAACCCAGGTGTTTATCTCGCCTATGGGCGATCATACGCGTACGCGCCTGACCCACACGCTGGAAGTGGCGCAAATCGCGCGCACGCTGGCCCGCGCCCTCCAGCTGAACGAGGATCTCACAGAAGCCGTTGCTCTGGGGCATGATCTAGGGCATCCGCCGTATGGTCATAGCGGCGAGGCCGTTCTCGACGAGCTTTTTGGCGAGAAGCTTGCTGGCGATGGGTTCCGTCATGAGCGTCAGAGTCTGCGGATTGTGTCGCATCTCGAACCGCTCAATTTGTCGCGCGAAGTCTTTGACGGGATGGCTGCCCAGTCGCAGGACGCCGCCCCTGCGACGCTGGAAGCTGCGCTGGTGAAGATCGCCGATCGAATCGCGTATCTTCATCATGATGTCGAAGACGCCGTGCGCGCCGACATGATGCGCGAAGAGGATCTGCCCGTCGACGTGCGTCGCGCGCTGGGGCCGACGCGCCGTGAACGGCTCGATGCGCTCGTCCTCGATCTGGTGTGCGAAACCCGCCGCCGATTTTCGCTCAATCGCCGCGAAATTGCGCTAAGCGACGAGCGATATGAAGCCATGATGGCGCTTCGGGCCTGGATGTTTACCCATATTTATCTGGGCGCGGCGCAGCGCGAGCAGAAAACCCGTGTTCAGCGCCTGTTGAGCGGCTTGGTGGATCATTATCTGGCGCATTCTGAGCAAATCAGCGATCATATTCCGCGATACGAGGCCGATGGCGCGCTCACGCCGGCGCACTGGCGCGTGCGAGACTACGTTGCCGGTATGACGGATCGCTACGCCCTGGAATTGTATTTGGCGCATCGCCTGCCAACGTCCGCCTCTGCCGCTCCCGTCGACGAGAGGCTGCGCTCATGA
- a CDS encoding tetratricopeptide repeat protein — protein MQAGAAIGSDAEQGLFAWHHQRYALAIQAFRQSLALNPNQPLIRYYLADAFVKTRRKREAQLQYQRILADAPDSQAARLARQALLKLESPLTTRAPVSQSKRPNAKSSKRAIASGPDALTDLPPVNGDDYLGEIAENGRLVRWSTLQQPVLVYIDRSPAGVRNFQPAFVASVSKALNIWMQALNNRLRYEMTDSLEEADIRVLWVNTIDGKGQSTETGTSYHAGVTIPEIRDRQLRAMEIRMATFDIRGRPQGARHIEAVMLHEMGHALGLLGHSDNLDDVMFGQNQLRFSLSRRDVNTLARLYGELADITSLPPSPEEDPQFAERVDARLDEQIAKQESLAGAKGDNLSLVNLGNAYFAKGKALVEQAKKTEGVGAPLPPKAAEWFNKALKVISDGIALDTRAPFGYYNRAVIYQELRQDDAALTDLGTALKLDPNDAKLYREKAWVLAKLKQKPEARAALNVYLAREPHKAESAEVRRIQNLLAAP, from the coding sequence TTGCAGGCGGGGGCTGCCATCGGTTCGGACGCCGAGCAAGGACTGTTTGCCTGGCATCATCAGCGGTACGCGTTGGCTATTCAGGCGTTTCGCCAGTCGTTGGCGCTGAATCCCAATCAGCCGCTGATTCGCTATTATCTGGCGGACGCCTTTGTTAAGACGCGGCGCAAACGAGAAGCCCAGCTTCAGTATCAACGTATTCTGGCGGATGCGCCCGATTCGCAGGCGGCGCGTCTGGCGCGGCAGGCCCTCTTGAAACTCGAATCGCCGCTGACGACCCGCGCGCCGGTCTCTCAAAGCAAACGCCCGAACGCCAAATCCTCAAAACGCGCCATCGCCTCAGGTCCAGACGCGCTGACGGATTTACCCCCGGTGAATGGCGACGATTATCTGGGCGAGATTGCCGAAAATGGTCGTCTGGTGCGCTGGTCGACGTTGCAACAGCCGGTGTTGGTCTATATCGATCGCAGCCCTGCGGGCGTGCGTAATTTTCAACCCGCGTTTGTCGCCAGCGTATCGAAAGCGCTAAACATCTGGATGCAGGCCCTCAATAATCGCCTGCGCTATGAAATGACCGATTCGCTTGAGGAAGCCGATATTCGCGTCCTGTGGGTGAATACGATTGACGGCAAGGGGCAAAGCACCGAGACCGGCACGTCCTATCATGCGGGCGTCACGATCCCCGAAATTCGCGATCGCCAGTTGCGCGCCATGGAGATTCGCATGGCGACGTTTGATATCCGCGGACGGCCGCAGGGCGCCCGGCATATCGAAGCCGTTATGTTGCACGAAATGGGCCATGCGTTGGGTCTGCTGGGCCACAGTGACAATCTCGACGACGTAATGTTCGGTCAGAATCAGTTGCGTTTTTCGCTGTCCAGACGCGACGTCAATACGCTGGCGCGTTTGTACGGGGAGTTGGCCGATATTACCAGCCTGCCGCCTTCTCCTGAAGAAGACCCCCAATTTGCCGAACGCGTGGATGCGCGTCTCGATGAGCAAATCGCCAAACAGGAATCGCTGGCGGGCGCCAAAGGCGACAATCTATCGCTGGTGAATCTTGGGAACGCCTATTTCGCCAAGGGGAAAGCGCTTGTCGAGCAGGCCAAGAAGACCGAAGGCGTTGGCGCGCCACTGCCGCCAAAAGCCGCCGAGTGGTTTAACAAGGCGCTGAAAGTGATTTCCGACGGCATCGCCCTCGATACGCGCGCGCCCTTTGGCTACTACAACCGCGCTGTCATCTATCAGGAATTGCGTCAGGACGACGCCGCGCTCACAGATCTGGGCACGGCCCTGAAACTCGATCCCAACGACGCCAAGCTGTATCGCGAAAAAGCCTGGGTGCTGGCCAAGCTCAAGCAGAAGCCTGAGGCGCGCGCCGCTCTGAACGTTTATCTGGCGCGCGAGCCGCATAAGGCGGAATCCGCCGAAGTGCGTCGCATTCAGAATCTATTGGCGGCGCCCTAA
- a CDS encoding AI-2E family transporter, producing the protein MTAPRFLESAPVLRRNLILLCLTLILAVAVVTMTFLGDLLSLLAGTLLVSYLLLDLAGALERLYVRAFPAGCVRRRLPASFARVPLPGINHRFLAVSSSIFSLIALLAVAAHIALPAISQEVGGFVKSLPGYYQALDKQLESLGKAQWGDRVIQRLMSLPQSARSASISTPLRVIVTPPAATAIPPSPVTKTVVVTPLPVSVDATRRPKTNATAEEAAHASEGPQTARTSDAFNAQSAPDLREETPAQESQDPLASTAEIAADAKQADFQQPPEPQAGHAHPVPIGPPAPATPLKTPTRHTPSTTQPVLAPTPVTVTVQTSAAALPAKVTVAPVVSAPSMTIDRSVSSAAPAARPTALNQLLDVFRRFVINPGSFNVMDLLGASLTGLVYTLTGLALLFYFLMDGKRLAEGAFKLTPESVRPQVMDLLTRAHRQFHALVRIQAFTAVITGLLLYSCFTFVLKLPYTGFLSAFFGAAALFPALGPWFGALPSSLVLLFDGRWLSFALTLTGLGGFFLYKQRRIIPKLFGPRSDIHPIVSILTQLACVRLFGAVPGLLTALPLSCLMMAAYRMLCERRRLQNAMAARGLGG; encoded by the coding sequence ATGACCGCCCCCCGTTTTCTGGAAAGCGCTCCTGTCCTGCGTCGCAATCTGATCCTGCTGTGCCTGACGCTGATCCTTGCGGTTGCCGTCGTCACGATGACGTTTTTGGGAGATCTGCTCTCTCTGCTGGCGGGCACGTTATTGGTCAGCTACCTGTTGCTTGATTTGGCAGGCGCGCTGGAGCGGCTGTACGTGCGCGCGTTTCCGGCGGGATGCGTCCGGCGTCGCTTGCCCGCATCGTTTGCGCGCGTTCCATTGCCGGGGATCAATCATCGATTTCTGGCGGTGTCGAGTTCTATTTTTTCTTTGATCGCCCTGCTGGCGGTCGCTGCCCATATTGCGCTTCCCGCAATCAGTCAGGAAGTGGGCGGATTCGTGAAGTCGCTGCCCGGCTATTATCAGGCGCTGGACAAGCAACTGGAGTCGCTGGGCAAAGCCCAGTGGGGCGATCGGGTCATTCAGCGGCTGATGTCGCTGCCTCAAAGCGCGCGAAGCGCTTCTATCAGTACGCCGCTTCGAGTGATCGTCACGCCGCCTGCGGCGACGGCGATCCCGCCGTCGCCCGTCACGAAAACCGTTGTTGTAACGCCGTTACCCGTCTCGGTTGACGCCACGCGCCGCCCCAAAACCAACGCAACAGCAGAAGAAGCAGCGCATGCGTCAGAGGGCCCGCAGACGGCGAGAACATCAGACGCGTTCAATGCCCAATCGGCGCCGGACCTCCGCGAAGAAACCCCCGCTCAGGAGTCTCAGGACCCGCTCGCGTCAACGGCTGAAATCGCCGCGGATGCCAAACAGGCGGACTTTCAACAGCCGCCAGAACCGCAAGCCGGTCATGCCCACCCCGTCCCCATTGGACCGCCTGCGCCGGCGACGCCCCTGAAGACGCCGACGCGCCACACGCCCTCCACCACGCAACCCGTCTTGGCGCCGACGCCGGTGACGGTGACCGTCCAGACATCGGCGGCGGCGCTTCCCGCCAAAGTCACGGTTGCGCCGGTCGTCTCCGCGCCCTCGATGACGATTGACCGATCCGTCTCCAGCGCCGCGCCTGCCGCGCGCCCCACGGCGCTGAATCAACTGCTTGACGTCTTCCGTCGGTTCGTTATCAACCCCGGATCATTTAACGTGATGGACCTGCTCGGCGCGTCGCTGACCGGGCTGGTCTACACGCTGACCGGTCTGGCCCTGCTGTTTTACTTTTTGATGGACGGCAAACGGCTTGCTGAGGGGGCCTTCAAGCTCACGCCGGAATCTGTCCGACCGCAAGTGATGGATCTGCTGACGCGCGCCCATCGGCAATTTCACGCGCTGGTGCGCATTCAGGCGTTCACGGCGGTCATTACGGGCCTTTTGCTGTATAGCTGTTTTACATTCGTACTCAAACTCCCCTATACCGGATTTTTAAGCGCCTTTTTTGGCGCCGCAGCCTTATTTCCGGCGTTGGGACCCTGGTTCGGCGCCCTGCCCAGCTCGCTGGTGCTGTTATTTGACGGTCGCTGGCTATCCTTTGCGCTGACGTTAACCGGTCTGGGCGGCTTCTTCCTGTACAAGCAGCGGCGCATTATTCCAAAATTATTCGGGCCGCGCAGCGATATTCATCCGATTGTCAGCATCCTGACGCAATTGGCCTGCGTGCGCCTGTTTGGAGCTGTCCCCGGCTTATTAACCGCTTTACCCCTGTCCTGCCTGATGATGGCCGCCTACCGGATGCTCTGCGAACGGCGACGGCTCCAGAACGCCATGGCGGCCCGGGGCCTGGGCGGATAG
- a CDS encoding leucyl aminopeptidase family protein, with amino-acid sequence MGSPDMTFTVTTGPWETLSADALVIPVWKTVEPAQKPDAKAKSGKKSTDSASAFQLPRALGALDKALQGMISATAAEEKFSGACGATLTFRKTPGDRLPARRVTLVGLGEVDKLTLGKLESAVIKAINPHLELKNLETLAIGAPDLTAASKSLPFNADQALMQLVDAAFSATYRSEEAKEPGPAPQNVSLVLTSAPKASDRQALAEGIALAKARSRVKDLVNRPSNLKSTQTLVDEALALGKRPGVTVAIESDPAWIEREMPCFFEVARGSLVSDPPRWIRVSYRPGAAQIKGKGKEKANAEVVKTAGGDPPQLALVGKSVIFDTGGYQVKPGNGMCTMKGDMTGGASVLAAIGALADLQAPVTVTAYLPATPNKIDSGAMIPDAIVSTSCGKKVEIRHTDAEGRLTLIDAVTLAAREKPTRMVTIATLTGSASQAVGMRMALMTNDAANSSGFGDQVARAAAAVGDPVQRLIVDESDFDDIKSKLDGADIRNTQKTTGRGAQTAAAFVMSGAPDGLPLAHFDIAGADMTPDEKATGIGVKTLVRLALDLA; translated from the coding sequence ATGGGTTCGCCTGACATGACGTTTACCGTGACCACAGGCCCGTGGGAGACGCTGAGCGCCGACGCGCTGGTCATTCCCGTCTGGAAAACCGTTGAACCGGCCCAGAAGCCGGACGCCAAAGCAAAATCAGGCAAGAAATCCACAGATTCGGCCAGCGCGTTTCAACTGCCACGCGCTCTGGGCGCACTGGATAAAGCCCTGCAAGGAATGATCAGCGCCACGGCGGCGGAAGAGAAGTTTTCCGGCGCATGCGGCGCCACGCTGACGTTTCGTAAAACGCCCGGCGATCGTCTGCCCGCCCGACGCGTCACGCTGGTCGGACTGGGCGAAGTCGACAAGCTGACGCTCGGCAAGCTGGAATCCGCCGTAATCAAAGCGATAAACCCCCATCTGGAATTAAAGAATCTGGAGACCCTGGCCATCGGCGCGCCGGATTTGACAGCCGCTTCCAAATCCCTGCCTTTTAACGCCGATCAGGCGCTGATGCAGCTCGTTGACGCAGCGTTTTCGGCGACCTATCGGTCGGAAGAAGCCAAAGAGCCGGGGCCGGCGCCTCAAAATGTGTCACTGGTGCTGACGTCTGCGCCCAAGGCGTCCGATCGTCAGGCGCTGGCCGAAGGCATTGCGCTGGCCAAGGCGCGCAGCCGGGTCAAGGATCTCGTCAATCGCCCGTCGAATTTGAAATCCACGCAAACGCTGGTTGATGAGGCGCTGGCCTTGGGCAAGCGCCCCGGCGTCACTGTGGCCATTGAATCGGATCCCGCCTGGATTGAGCGGGAAATGCCCTGCTTTTTTGAGGTCGCGCGCGGCTCGCTCGTCAGCGATCCCCCGCGCTGGATCCGCGTTTCTTATCGCCCCGGCGCCGCTCAAATCAAAGGCAAAGGGAAAGAGAAAGCGAACGCAGAAGTTGTTAAGACGGCCGGCGGCGACCCGCCACAACTGGCGCTGGTGGGGAAGAGCGTTATTTTTGATACGGGCGGTTATCAAGTCAAACCCGGCAACGGGATGTGTACAATGAAAGGCGATATGACCGGCGGCGCCAGCGTGCTGGCCGCCATCGGCGCTCTGGCGGACCTTCAGGCCCCGGTCACAGTGACGGCGTATCTGCCAGCAACGCCCAATAAAATCGACAGCGGCGCGATGATTCCAGACGCCATCGTCTCGACCAGCTGCGGTAAAAAGGTGGAAATCCGCCACACGGACGCAGAAGGCCGCCTGACGCTGATTGACGCCGTGACGCTGGCCGCACGCGAAAAACCGACGCGCATGGTCACAATCGCCACGCTCACCGGTTCGGCGTCGCAGGCCGTGGGGATGCGGATGGCGCTGATGACCAATGACGCCGCCAACAGCTCAGGCTTCGGCGATCAGGTCGCGCGGGCCGCCGCCGCCGTGGGCGATCCGGTTCAGCGCCTGATAGTAGATGAGAGTGATTTTGACGACATCAAGAGCAAGCTCGACGGCGCGGATATCCGCAACACCCAAAAAACCACCGGACGCGGCGCGCAGACCGCCGCCGCCTTTGTCATGAGCGGCGCGCCAGACGGGTTGCCGCTGGCGCATTTCGACATCGCCGGCGCGGATATGACGCCCGACGAAAAAGCCACCGGCATCGGCGTCAAAACCCTGGTGCGTCTGGCGCTTGATCTCGCCTAA
- the dnaG gene encoding DNA primase, translating to MTRVPFQEAVTLVKGQLDIVEIISRHLPLKRAGRNYLGLCPFHPDKHPSMNVSREKGLFKCFSCGEGGDALSFLMKIERKTFGEVIRELAEAQGVDIEQDGVAAQEADRRRDLSQRLLTLNQEAQAYFEAQFAEPSGAMARCYCDERGFPKEILQRFGLGFAPPGWENLTRRLLESQSFVRANPDLLVDAGLASPRQADGERPAHAAGGATGGGYYDRFRNRLTIPIHDDAGRIVAFGARALAPEDKPKYLNSPETALYQKSRLLYGLFAARETIRQQRDVILMEGYFDVIRAHQCGLTQAVGVCGTALTEQHVKLLMRWGVERLYLAFDADEAGQKAALAAIATLEGIPAASELTIRVAQIPEGKDPDDFLRARGDQARDAFGDILQAAPAALDFQCLRALHGLNLMEPEGRIKAAARLTPTLAAVSQPVKRQEYVARYAHRIGVRPEDLTLEIRRWLRLHGRETGESASYEGRSARGAFRDKFVDEKGGEKAGKKQFVSTGAISERQRRFHNRTGLTPGAPSLSDGRPLPRHQAAERTLLSLLFLSPESYKMIRPIVETCVFEDNTLQSLAGVLQGASLSGDDVHGESVERVIQAVNEALNGRFQDEPAVLSELENAFTDVVFYADALSEQLGLAALSPSEAAHVARQEAQKCQTALDERQRLQALRALADQTREREQQARQIPDAPQTPLLEALYEFRDQVTRVKSSGYSHQEI from the coding sequence ATGACGCGCGTACCGTTTCAGGAGGCCGTGACGCTGGTCAAAGGCCAGCTTGATATCGTCGAGATCATCTCGCGCCATTTGCCGCTGAAACGCGCAGGTCGTAATTATCTGGGCCTGTGCCCGTTTCACCCGGACAAACATCCGTCGATGAACGTCAGCCGCGAGAAAGGGCTTTTCAAATGCTTTAGCTGCGGCGAAGGGGGCGATGCGCTGAGCTTCCTGATGAAAATCGAGCGCAAGACCTTTGGCGAGGTGATTCGCGAGCTGGCCGAGGCCCAGGGCGTCGATATCGAACAGGACGGGGTCGCCGCGCAAGAGGCCGATCGGCGTCGCGATCTGTCTCAGCGTCTGTTGACGCTGAATCAGGAGGCGCAGGCGTATTTTGAGGCCCAGTTCGCGGAGCCTTCAGGGGCGATGGCGCGTTGCTACTGCGACGAGCGCGGTTTCCCCAAGGAGATTCTTCAGCGTTTTGGTCTGGGGTTTGCGCCGCCGGGTTGGGAAAACCTCACGCGCCGCTTGCTGGAGTCGCAATCCTTTGTTCGCGCCAATCCTGACTTGTTGGTGGATGCCGGACTGGCCAGCCCGCGACAGGCTGATGGCGAACGTCCGGCCCATGCTGCGGGGGGGGCGACGGGCGGCGGCTATTATGATCGCTTTCGAAACCGTCTCACGATTCCGATTCATGACGACGCGGGGCGTATCGTCGCTTTTGGCGCCCGTGCGCTTGCCCCGGAAGACAAGCCCAAGTATCTCAATTCGCCGGAAACGGCGCTGTATCAAAAAAGCCGCCTGCTTTACGGCTTGTTTGCCGCTCGTGAGACGATTCGCCAACAACGCGACGTCATTTTGATGGAAGGTTATTTTGACGTCATTCGCGCGCACCAGTGCGGGTTAACGCAGGCGGTGGGCGTCTGCGGCACGGCGCTGACCGAGCAGCACGTCAAGCTCCTGATGCGTTGGGGCGTGGAGCGTCTGTATCTGGCGTTTGACGCCGATGAAGCCGGACAAAAGGCCGCGTTGGCGGCGATTGCCACTCTGGAAGGCATCCCGGCGGCCAGCGAACTGACGATTCGCGTGGCGCAGATTCCCGAGGGAAAAGATCCCGACGACTTTTTACGGGCGCGCGGCGATCAGGCCCGCGACGCGTTTGGCGATATCTTGCAGGCGGCGCCGGCTGCGCTGGATTTTCAGTGCCTGCGCGCCCTTCATGGGCTGAATCTGATGGAGCCCGAAGGTCGCATCAAGGCTGCCGCGCGCTTGACGCCGACCCTGGCCGCCGTCAGTCAGCCGGTGAAACGTCAGGAATACGTTGCGCGTTACGCTCATCGTATCGGAGTGCGTCCCGAAGACCTCACGCTGGAGATTCGTCGCTGGTTGCGCCTTCATGGGCGTGAGACAGGCGAAAGCGCTTCATATGAGGGCCGGTCGGCGCGCGGGGCGTTTCGCGACAAGTTTGTTGACGAAAAAGGCGGCGAAAAAGCGGGAAAGAAACAATTTGTATCTACAGGCGCAATTTCTGAACGTCAGCGGCGTTTCCATAACCGAACGGGTTTGACGCCCGGCGCTCCCTCTTTGTCAGACGGCAGGCCTCTTCCCAGACATCAGGCCGCTGAAAGAACTCTCCTGTCTCTGCTGTTCCTCAGCCCCGAAAGTTATAAAATGATACGCCCTATTGTTGAAACTTGCGTCTTTGAGGATAATACCCTCCAGTCTCTGGCGGGCGTGTTGCAAGGCGCATCCCTGTCGGGCGACGATGTCCATGGAGAGAGCGTCGAACGGGTGATTCAGGCGGTCAACGAAGCGCTGAACGGACGGTTTCAGGATGAGCCGGCCGTTTTGAGCGAGCTGGAAAACGCGTTTACGGACGTCGTTTTTTATGCCGACGCCCTGTCGGAACAGTTGGGGCTGGCGGCCCTTTCTCCTTCAGAGGCCGCACATGTGGCGCGGCAGGAAGCCCAGAAGTGTCAAACAGCCCTGGACGAACGGCAGCGCTTGCAAGCCCTGCGCGCTCTGGCCGATCAAACCCGGGAACGGGAACAGCAAGCCCGACAAATCCCAGACGCTCCCCAAACCCCCTTGCTCGAAGCCCTCTATGAATTCCGCGACCAGGTGACGCGCGTAAAGTCCTCCGGTTATAGTCATCAAGAGATATAG
- a CDS encoding AI-2E family transporter: MPFSSNEPAADGSRASQDALIRLLTIVSTVLVLAAGLAILNVFWSLAIMLGFCTFLTSLLLGPVSFLEKAVNRLGIRRLWGRALAVGLTYAAFFTLVALAAVRLTPVLGQQIGDFAHALPKYVLQAETLLIDWSDRTFGSSAVKSLFRGDIEDARQAGVVSHTTRAPEARISSEEKKVIQASVIRATLTQTSNLAEKTLSESLGGLSNVLTGTLNGLMYTIAGLLLVFYLLMDAPRLRPWLESHASGERLTALRFWLESLPAVIQGFIKGQVLLGMATGAYMFIIYSLFGVKYAFFLAVFLAVCEILPVVGTWIGLLPAFIVMLFGENPMVTPWVWLCSYGWQTIKDNILAPRVVGQVMGLHPVAVILSLVICAKLAGLFGVLAAIPLAGILNVALQGRPLADKLVEESESAPAS; this comes from the coding sequence ATGCCTTTCTCTTCCAACGAGCCCGCCGCCGACGGCTCTCGCGCCTCTCAGGACGCGCTGATTCGCTTACTGACGATTGTCTCCACCGTACTGGTTCTGGCAGCAGGTCTCGCCATCCTGAATGTCTTCTGGTCGCTGGCGATCATGCTGGGATTCTGCACCTTTTTAACCAGCCTGCTCCTCGGTCCCGTGTCTTTTCTCGAAAAAGCCGTTAACCGTCTGGGGATTCGCCGTCTGTGGGGGCGTGCGCTGGCCGTTGGACTCACGTACGCCGCCTTTTTCACGCTGGTGGCTCTGGCGGCGGTGCGCTTAACCCCGGTGCTGGGTCAGCAAATCGGCGATTTCGCCCATGCTCTGCCCAAATATGTCTTACAGGCGGAAACCCTCTTGATTGACTGGTCCGACCGGACCTTCGGATCATCGGCCGTCAAGAGCCTGTTTCGAGGCGACATCGAAGATGCGCGACAGGCGGGGGTTGTCTCTCACACGACGCGCGCGCCAGAAGCCCGCATCTCTTCCGAAGAAAAAAAGGTCATTCAGGCCTCAGTCATTCGCGCGACCCTCACGCAAACCTCCAATCTGGCCGAAAAAACTCTCTCAGAAAGTCTGGGAGGCTTGTCCAATGTGCTCACCGGAACCCTGAACGGCCTCATGTATACCATTGCCGGGCTTTTACTGGTGTTTTACCTACTGATGGACGCCCCGCGCCTGCGCCCATGGCTGGAATCACACGCATCAGGGGAGCGTCTCACGGCTCTTCGGTTCTGGCTGGAAAGCCTGCCAGCAGTGATTCAAGGCTTTATCAAGGGGCAGGTGCTGCTGGGGATGGCGACTGGCGCCTACATGTTTATCATTTACTCTTTATTTGGGGTAAAGTACGCCTTTTTTCTGGCAGTTTTTCTCGCCGTGTGCGAGATTTTACCCGTCGTTGGCACCTGGATAGGACTTTTACCGGCATTTATCGTCATGCTCTTTGGTGAGAATCCAATGGTCACCCCTTGGGTCTGGCTATGTTCTTATGGCTGGCAGACGATTAAAGATAATATTCTGGCGCCCCGGGTCGTGGGGCAGGTCATGGGGCTGCATCCGGTTGCCGTGATTCTCTCGCTGGTGATTTGCGCCAAACTCGCAGGGCTGTTCGGCGTTCTGGCCGCAATTCCGCTGGCAGGCATTCTGAATGTCGCCCTGCAAGGACGCCCGCTGGCTGACAAACTGGTAGAAGAATCGGAAAGCGCCCCTGCCTCATGA